The Brevibacterium atlanticum genome segment TCTGCTCGACCGCCTCGGAGCTCGGGCTGCGAATCCGACACGCGAAGATCTCTCGCGCGAAGACCTTCCCCAAGGGAATCGGCCCTCCGGAGATCTCGCCCACGAGTCGCTCGTCGAGGCGTACGAGACCGCGAATCTCGCGCTCATCGCCGAACACATGGCCAGGCATGCGCTGGGTCGGGAGGACAGCCTCGGCGCACATACCCGCACCGATTCCCTCTCCGGAGCCGACGGCTCGCGGCCGGGCACCGACGGCCCACGCGCCGCACAGCCCGACACTGCGCACCCCACCAACACTCTGCACCCCACCAACTCCGTTCCGACCCACCCCGCACTCCAGGAGGCCGCCGCATGCTGACCACCGCGACCATCGACTCCGCGCTCCGGCTCGCCCTCGACGAAGACGCCCCCTGGGGCGACATCACCGGTGAGACCTTCATCCCGGCGACCGCCTCGGCACGGGCCGAACTGCGTGCACGGGAGGACGGGGTGCTCGCCGGCATCGAGGTCTTCGCCCGCGCCTTCACCCTGATCGACCCATCGGTCACGGTCGACCTCGCTGCGGCAGACGGCGATGCCTTCTCTGCCGGGCGGCTGCTCGCCACCGTCTCCGGGCCCGCCCGAGCAGTGCTGCGGGCCGAGCGGATCGCACTGAACTTCTGCCAGAGGATGAGCGGCATCGCCACCCAGACCAGGGCGTATGTCGATGCGACCGCCGGGCGGGCACGCGTCGTCGACACCCGCAAGACCACACCTGGCCTCCGGGCTTTCGAGAAGCACGCGGTCGTAGCCGGCGGCGGGCACAACCACCGGTTCGGGCTCTCGGATGCGGTCATGGCCAAGGACAACCACCTCGCCGTCCTCGCAGGTGAGGGCCGCAGCATCGCCGATGCGATCCGCGAGGCCCGGGCCCGTCTACCGCACACGACGACGATCGAGGTCGAGGTCGACCGGCTCGATCAGATCCCGGCAGTGCTCGACGGCGGAGCCGACATCATCATGCTCGACAACTTCACCATCGATCAGCTGCGCGAAGGCGTCGACCTCATCGCCGGCCGTGCGATCGTCGAGGCCAGCGGCAACGTCACCCTCGACACGATCCCGCAGATCGCGTCCACCGGCGTCGACGTCATCTCGTCCGGAGCACTGACCCACAGCGTGCGCGCCATCGACCTCGGCCTCGACCTCGTGGTGGAGCACTGACATGGTCGGCGCCCGCCTCTACCTCGACACCGCCTCGGCGGCGCCCGTGCGCCGGGAGGCCCTCGAGGCGGCGTGGCCGTATCTGGTCGGTGCCTTCGGCAATCCGTCGAGCCACCACGATTACGGGCGCATCTCTGCGGAGGCCCTGGCCGATGCGCGTGCGCGGGTGGCGCGCGTGCTCGGAATGCGTGCGACTGACATCACCTTCACCAGCGGCGGCACCGAGGCGGACAATCTCGCGATCATCGGCATCGCCCTCGGCGCGCAGACCGCGGCCCCGCCTCGGCGACATATCGTCACCTCCCCCATCGAGCACGAAGCGGTGCTCGCCTCGGTGGAATTCCTCCACCGAATCCACGGATTCGGCGTCACCGAGGTGGCTCCTCAGTCCGATGGCACGATCGCGCCCGAGGCGCTGGCCAGGGCGATCCGCCCGGACACCGTGCTCGTGAGCGTGGGGTACGCGAACAATGAGATCGGCACGGTCGCTGATGTCAGGAGCCTCGCCGGCATCGCCCACGAGGCAGGGGCGCTGTTCCACACGGATGCGGTGCAGGCCGCCGGCTGGTTGCCGCTGGCCGGGCTCGGCGTCGACGCGCTGACCCTGGCCGGCCACAAGGTGGGGGCGCCGAAGGGTGTCGGGATCGCCGCGATCCGCGCCCGCATCCCCGTCGAACCGCTCATCCACGGCGGCGGTCAGGAGGCGGGGCGCCGGTCGGGCACGGAGAACGTGGCCATGGCTGTCGCGTTCGCCACCGCCCTCGAACTCGCCGAGGCGGAGCGGGCCGAAGCCGCCGCCCATGTCCGAGCCATTCGCGATGATTTCATCGCCGAGGTGGTCGACAACATCCCCGGTGGGTTCCTCACCGGCAGTGCCGAATCGCGGACCCCGAACCATGCGTCGTTCTGCTTCTCCCGCACCAGCGGTGAGGCGGTGCTCCTCGAACTCGAGCGCCTCGGTGTCACCGCGTCGAGCGGATCGGCGTGCGCGGTCGGCGATGATGAGCCCTCTCATGTGCTCACGGCTCTGGGGATCGCGGCGGAGGTCGCGCAGACGAGCGTGCGCTTCACCTTCCCGTCCTCGATCACGGCCGAACAGGGTCGCGCGGCCGCCCATGCCGTCGTCTCGGCCGCAGAGAATCTGGCATCCTCGTTCGCGTGAGCGTGGACCCGGCAACGACCTCGGCCTCGACGACGGCAGCGAGTGTCTTTGAACACGGTGCTCTCACCAGGTGGGATCAGCTCTTTCTTTCTCCGTGATTTGGGGCGACACTTTGATCACGTAGTCGAAACGGGTGTGAGGGGGCCGCCATGGATCTGCTGATTCTGTTCATGATTGCAGTGATGTTTACGACCGTCGTGTTCTTCATCGGTCGCTTCGCCTGCCCGAGGCATGACCGCGTCCCCCTGATCGAGGTCGACCACGTGCTGCTGTGGACGACACTGCGCCGCGGCTGGCATGCACTCGGGTCGTTCGGTCCGACGATGCACTACCCGGACGATCCGGCGGGCCCGTCTCGCGCTTGAGATTTGGGCCTCGCGTAGGCGGCGCTCCACCACGCGTATGAGCCCCTGAACCGCTGACTTCCCCTGTTGTCAGAGCGCAGGATGCCTTCCTCTTCTCAGCCGCGCCGGAAGCCGCCGGGCGAAGTCGCCGCGCTCATCTTCGCCCTCGGCTCGATGCTCGTCTTCATCATGCGCGAAGCACGGAGCGCGACGATGCCGGAGTGGTTGACGCTCGTCCCGACCGCGGTCTTCCTCGTTGCCTGGGGTTTCGCCGTGTGGCGGCTCCTCCACAGGCTTCGCCCGCCGAGGTCACCGACTGCGCCGAGCAGCTCAGACGGTCGCGTCCTGCGGCAGGAAGACGGAGGCGTCCCAGTTCTGCATCGCGTGCGCGGAGGCCCAGAAGTGCAGTTCGTACACGCAGGCCTGTTCGAAGGCCGCGCGCATCCGGGTGGCCTCCTCGTTCGGCGCCTTCGCGAGTTCCTGTTCGAGGATCTGCACTGCGTGGCGGGTCGATTCGTCGAAGCCTGGTGAGTCGTAGGTCTGCACCCAGGTCCGGTACGGGTGGTCCTCACTCATCTGACCGGCCTGTTCGACGAGCACCTTGCCCATGTGGGCATAGACCCAGAAGCACGGCAGCACTCCGGCCACGCCTTCGCCGTAGGAGCGGCTGGCGGCCGTGGCGATGAGGAAGGACACGTAGCCGAGCGTCGTCGGCGAAGCCTTGAAGCGGGAGCCCTCGTCGTTGAGCTCGGTCAGGGCGTTTGCCAGCCGCGAATCGGCGAGCAGCTCTTCGTGCATTCCCTCTTCGACGGTGATCGCCTCGGCGGCCGAACCCGCCCAGAATCGGGACTCGTCACGGTCGACGGTCTTGGCGGCCAGGAATGACATGGCCTTCGCATAACCGTTGAGGTACAGGCTGTCCTGGGAGATGTAGTTGACGAAGGCGCGCGCGTCGAGGCTGCCGTCGGCGAGCTGAGCGAGGAACGGTAGGGCTTCGATCTCCTCGATGATCGGGCGGACACGGTCCCAGAGCTTAGCGGTCAGCGGTCCGGCGGAGAAATCGACGTTCATCAGTACTCCTGTGTGCTCGTGTGTCGTGAGTGTGTTCGTGGGAGAGGACAGGTCAGGCGGGTCGGCCGCGGACGATGTCGACCTGATGGTCGACGGGTCCGTGCGCACCCTCGGGATCGAGGCTGACCTGCCAGTCAGCCGCCGATTTCAGCGCCCTGGCGAGGTAGTCGAGGGCATTGCCGACGGCCTCGCCGAGGAGGTCCGACCCGATCTCGGGCCGCGCGTCTTCGCGCCCGAGGACGGCCACCTCGGCGGTGATCGCGGCCGAGAGGGTGCACCCGGTTCCGTGGGTGTTCGCGGTCGCCACGCGGGGGTGGGTGAACTCGCGGATCTGCCCGTCACGGGTGGCAAGGATGTCGAGCACGTCTCCGTCGCTGCCGTGCCCTCCCTTGAGGAGGACGGCTCCGGGCCCACGTTCGAGGAGGCGGAGCGCCTGGTCACGCATCTCCTCGGAGGTCTGCGCCTCAGGTTCGTCATCAGACAGGAGCAGGGCCGCCTCGGGGAGGTTAGGGGTGATGAGATCGGCCACGGGCAGCAGGTGGGTGCGGACCGCGTCGACGGCATCGGCCTCGAGGAGGCGGTGGCCGGAGGTCGCGACCATCACCGGGTCGACGGTGTAGAAGCCGAGCTCGCCCTCGGCGGCACGGGCGACGATGAGTTCGACGAGGGACCGAGTGCTGAGCATCCCGGACTTCGTGGCGTCGACCGGCATATCGGTCAGCACGGAGTCGAGCTGGTCGGTGACGAAGTCATCATCGATCGGGTAGACCCGCGACACCCCGTGGGTGTTCTGCGCGACGAGGGCAGTGATGACGGTCGTGCCCAGGGTCTTCCGTGCGGTGAACGTCTTGAGGTCGGCGTGGATGCCGGCGCCGCCGCTGGGATCGGTGCCGGCGATGGACAGGGTGATCGGCGGGCGCGTGCTCATGACTGGCGGCCCTCGGGTGCGTCAGTGTGCGAGGACGAGTCACTTCCCGTGGCCGCCTCATCACCGTCGGCGAAGGCCGCGAGCAGCGCTTCGGCAGCTGCTGTCGGATCGTCGGCCGTGCAGATCGCGGAGACCACACCGATGCCGATCAATCCGCGTCCGCGCAGCTCAGAAGCTCGATCGAGGCTGATCCCCCCGATCGCGACCGCCGGGATCCCGGCCTCTGTGACGAGTTCGCCGAGGCGGTCGGGTCCGATCCCCTCGGGCGCGTCGGCCTTCGTGGTGGTGTCAAAGACCGGTCCGATGCCGACGAGGTCGACGACGCCGGAGTCGCGGGCCGCGGCGAATTCGGCGCTGTTCGCGGCCGAGAGACCGATGAGGGGTGCGGGACCAAGGGCGGCGCGCACCTCGGCGACGGTGGCATCACTTTGGCCGACGTGGATGTGGATGTCCTCGCCTTCGTCGATGAGCCGGCGGGCCACCTCGACGCGGTCGTTGAGGACGACGGGCACGGTGCGGTCGGTATCGCGGGTGGCGGTGTCGACAGCGGCGATGACCTGGCGGGTGAGCGAGTAGAAGTCCCCGTCGTCGATGACCTTGTCGCGGACCTGGACGATGCCCACTCCCCCGGCGACGGCGGCCTGCACGGTCTCGGCGACGGTGCGGCCGGCTGCTGCGCACTGGGCGGTATCGGTGACGAGGTAGAGGCGGGTGTCGATGCCGGCGAAGCGGTCGGTCACGCTTTCATCCGGCCCGGTGCCGTGCACGCTGTCGGCAATGTGCGCGGGTCCGGCGGTCATGCTTGGACGCTTTCGCCGGCATCGAGGGTGCTGAGGCTCATCCGTGCCTGCGCAAGCTGGTCGCCGGTGACGGCATGGAGTGCGTCGAGGAAGTTCACCGAGTAGCTGCCCGGTCCCTTCGCCCCGTCGGCGGCGAGTTCCCCGGCGACCGCGAAGTGGGCGTGGGCGGCGACGACGGCTTCGAACCTCGCCGAGGCAGCTCCACCGTCGGTGGTGTGTTCACCTGCGTTGACGGCTGAGGCGTCGGCATCGGGATCGGCCAGACCGCTGCGGGCGGCGGCGAGGTAGGCGACGGTGACGGCGCCGAGGGAGCAGCCGGTGCCGATGACCAGCGGCATGAACTCGTGGCCCCCGTCGATGCGGGCGACGTGATCGGTACCGTCGATGTGAGCGACGACGGCGTCGGTGGGTCCGGAGACCGCGACGATGGCACCGGTCGTTCGCGACAGCTGAGCCGCGGCGGGGAGGACGGCGTCGACCTCGTCGGTGGAGTCGACTCCGCGTCCACCGAGGCCGACTCCGGCCAGGGCGGCGATCTCGGAGGCGTTGCCGCGGATCGCTGTCGGGTGGTCGGCGGCGGCGCGGCGGATGCGGGAGGTGCGGAAGTCGACGGCGCCGACGCTGACGGGGTCGAGGACCCAGGGCTTGCCGGCGGCGTTCGCGACGTCGATGGCGGCATCGGCGGCGAGCAGCTGATGGTTCGAAGCTGTGCCGAAGTTGATGAGGACGCCGCTCGCGATGCCGGCGAACTGACCGGCGTCGGCCTCGTGGTCGAGCATCGCCGGAGAGGCACCGAGCGCCAGAAGCACGTTCGCGCTGAATTGCTGCACGACGGTGTTCGTGATGCATTGGATGAGCGGGTTGGACGCACGCAGTCGTGCGTTGGCAGAACGCAGGTCGAAGTCAACCATGACGATCCCTTCGCTAGTATGGCCCAGATCAGGTTCGATGGGTGTTCTCTCAGCCTCGGTATCCTCCGTGCGCAGCTGTCTGGTGCGAACGGATCCTCATGAGGCACCCCATGTCATTGGCTCCGACTGTATCAGCCCGTCCGAAGCACGGCGACCACGTGCCTCGCACCCACTCCCAGTTGACCTATCGTCCTGAAGCCACTTCACCGACCGCTCAAGTCAGCGACGCTGTACCGCGCTGTGCACACACAGCCGGCGAGCGGACCCTGTCGTAGCGGGACCACCCCGTGCTGGGGGTGGTCTCACCGCAACAGGGTCCGCTCGAAAAGAGGCAGTGGCGACTGCCTATCCCCGACCCACGTACCTCTGACCGCGGCGACTGAGCGCGTCGATGACGACGGCAGTGAGCAGGACGAGTGCGGTGATGATCTGCTGCGCATCGGAGTTGAAGCCGATGAGGTAGAGACCGTTGTTGATCGCACCGACGACCAGGGCACCGAGCACTGCCGCCCACGCGGTTCCGCGACCACCGAAGAGCGAGGTGCCGCCGATGACTGCCGCGGCGATCGCATTGAGCAGGTCCTGCGTGCTCACCAGCGTCGATCCCGCGTTCGTCGTCACACCGGTCTTGATGAAACCGAACAGTGCGGCCAGGACTCCGGCGGCCATGAATACGCTGATGCGCACCCAGGTCACGCGGATGCCGGCGCGGCGGGCGGCCTCGACCTTGCCGCCGACGGCGTAGATGGAGCGGCCGTAGCGGGTCTTGCGCAGCACGAGGTCGATGACGATGGCGATGACGATCATGAGGAAGAACGGCATCGCGAGTCCGAAGTCCTGGTTGACGAGGATGAGGAACCCGAAGACGATCGCGGCCAACAGCACGATGCGCACGATCACAGACGTCCAGCTCGGGGCGTCGAGTCCCTCGCTGTGCCGACGCAGCTTCGAATAGATGATGCCGGCACCGAAGCCGATGATCGCGATCGCTCCGAACACATACGCCCAGATCGCCGGGAAGTAGAAGCTGGCGAAGTCGAAGGCGAAGGTGTCCGACATCGACAGGTTCTTCTGCGTGCCCAGGGTCGTCAACGTCAGACCGGTGAACGCGAGCAGACCGGCCAAGGTGACGACGAACGCCGGGATGCCGACGACGGCGAAGAACCAGCCCTGGATCGCACCGACGACCAGTCCGAGCAGCAGCATGATGATCAGCGCGAGCGCCGGCGGCACACCTTGCCTGACGACGAGCACACCGAGCAGCGAGGCGGCCAGTCCGCCCAGCTGCGCCAACGACAGGTCGATCTCACCGAGCAGCAGAATGAGGTTGATGCCCAGCGCCAGGATGGCGAGGAACGCCACCTGAGTGGAGAGGTTGACGAGGTTGGCCGGCGAGATGAAGTTGGAATCGGCCGATTGGAAGACGATGACGATGACGACGAGGGCGAGGATGACCGGGAACGATCCGAGCTGACCCTCTTTGACGCGGCGGACGAACGTGCCCACGATGCCTTCGGAGGAGATCCGTTCGTCGGTGATGAAGGAATTGCGGGTCATCGGCGTTCACCCCTTCGTGCCGCGCGCTTGGTCACGACGTTGTCGCTGGCTCCGGTGATCGCGGCGACGAGCACGTCGGTGCGTTCGTCACCCGGGAAGTCACCGGCGTCCTTGCCCAGGCGCAGCACGTGCACCCGATCGCACACGGCCTGCACGTCGGCCATGTTGTGGCTGACGAGCAGCACTCCCAGGTCGCGTTCCTTCAGCCTCTCGATGAGGTTGAGCACTTCGGCGGTCTGTGCCACACCGAGGGCGGCGGTCGGCTCGTCGAGCATGACGAGGGAGGGTTCGCCCAGCAGCGAGCGAGCGATCGCGACCGTCTGACGTTGGCCGCCGGACAGCGCCGCGATCGGGACCCGCACGCTCGGGATCTTCGCCGACAGGCTGCGCAGCAGCTCCCAGGATTTGGCTTCCATGGCCACCTCGTCGAGCACGCCTCCGCGGGTCTTCTCGTGCCCGAGGAAGAGATTGGCGACGACGTCGAGGTTCTCGCACAGGGAGAGGTCCTGGAACACGGTGGCCACTCCGGCCCTCTGCGCGTCCTTCGGTGAGGAGAATTTCTGCGCGACACCATTGATCTGGAGTTCGCCTTCGTCCGCGGCGTGGACGCCGGCGATGACCTTGATCAGTGTCGATTTTCCGGCGCCGTTGTCGCCAACGAGGCCGACGACTTCGCCGCGGCCGACGGTGAGGTTGATGTCGGTGAGGGCCTGCACGGCCCCGAAGCGTTTGTTGATTCCGCGCAGTTCGAGCACGGTGTCGCTGCCGCCGCCCGGTGTCCGCGAAGTCGCGGGTGCGGGGTCGGGTGTCTCAGATGTCATCTGTTCCTACTTGTCACTGTCGGTGGTCCGACTCTGGGTGGTCCCGGCTGCCGGCACCGTAATGGGCGCCGGCAGCCGGGACGGTCATGTCGCCTCTGCAGCGCTGGTGAGCCTGGTCGGATGCAGAACGGACTCAGCTGCAGCGCCGGATCATTTCACTCCGGCGTCTTCGCAGAGCTTCTCGACGCTTCCGGAGCAGATGTCGTCGGCCTTGATCTGATCACCGACGATGTCCTTGATGTTGTCCTTGGTCACGACCTCGGCCTCGACGAAGTCCGTGGGGGTGTCCTTGTAGGTCGTTCCCGCACCGACGTCCTCCCCTCCCGCGAGAGCGACTGCGGCCTTCGCCGCGAATTCGGCCTGCGGTGGGATCGACTTGTAGATCGTGGCGAACTGATCGCCCTTGAGGATGTTCTGCAGCCCGTCGACCTCGGCGTCCTGACCGGTGACGACGGGTTCGACATCGGCCTTCTTCGTCGCGGCGATGACACCGCCGGCGGTGCCGTCGTTGGCCGAGTAGATCGCGATCGGCTTCTCTCCGCCTCCCTGCAGCTGACCTTCGACCCACTGACGAGCATCGTCGGGGTTCCAGTCGAGGGTGTCGTGGCTGGCGGCGATGTCGACGCCGGCATCCTTGAGTGTCTCTTCGGCACCGGCCTTGAAGTCCGCGGCGTTCGGGTCCTTCGGGTCGCCGTTGACCATCCACACCGGACCCGACTTCGGGTCGACGCCGGCGTCCTTGAGTCCGTCGAGGACGGCCTGGCCCTGCAGGTTGCCGATCTTCTTGTTGTCGAACGAGGTGTAGTAGTCCGCGCCCTTGAAGAAGCGGTCGTAGGAGATGACCGGGATCTTCTTCGCTTCGGCCTTCGACAGCGCCGAGGACACCGCTGAGGCATCGACCGGGTCGAGCACGATCGCATCGACGCCTTCGGTCACCGCGGCTTCGAACTGCTGTTGCTGCTGGGTCGCGTCCTGGTTCGCGTTGCGGTATTCGATCTTCGCGTCCGGGTTGGCCTCGGCGACGTACTTCTCGAAGTTCGGCTTGTCGAGCGATTCGTACCGAGTGGTCTTCGACTCGGGCAGGAGCAGCGCGATGGTGACGTCTCCGTCGGCGCCGGAGCCGCTGTCGGCTTCGTCGTTGCCCTGGCCCTTCTGATTGCCGCAGCCGCTGAGCGCGAGAGCGCCGATCGCGACCGAGGCACCGAAGAGGGCCAGCTTCTTATGGGACTTAAGGTTGTGCCTCATTGTGAACCTTTCAATCATTCTGACAACGTTGTCAGGCTGTTGAATATGATTCGCCCATCGGCCCTCGGTGTCAACTGTTTCGCGCCGAAAGTCTTCGCTCCTGCTCGGGCAATTCCTCGCCGCTGCCGCGCGCGATGACGCGAACCGGAAAGACATCTTGTCCCAGTGATGCGCCGTCACCGGGGCCGCCGTTCTCGTCACCGGCACCCCCACCGAGGCGGCCGTCCTCCTCCCCGACCGTGTCCTGGAGACTGCGGACCGCCTCGGCGACCATGGTCTCGACGTCACGGTCGATGACGGTGACGTCGAGGAGTTCGGCGGTGGGGAAATCGTCGATGCCCACCAGCGCGGGCCATTCGTCGAGGCGGCGGCAGGCGTCGATGGCGCCCTGAGTGAGCGTGGCCGACAGCGTGATGAGTGCGCTCGGGGCGCTCCGGGAGCCGAGCCAGGCGGCGACGACGTTCTTCGCGCTGGCTTCGTCGTGGGCGTCTTCGCGCATATAGGCCCGCCAGCCGACATCGTGGCGGCCGGTGAAGGCGGATTGGATGCCTTCGAGTCGTCGAGTGGTGATGAGCGAGGTCGAGTGATCGCCGATGACGCCGAGGGCGATGTGCCCGTGGTCGAGCAGCTGCTGGGCGGCCAGGCGACCAGCTGCGGCTTCGTCACCAGCAAGGACGCTGATCCCCTCCCCGGACCGACTGGCCACTGCTGGGTCGAACGAGACGATCCGGATCCCCGAGGCGGCTGCGGCGCGGGCGTAGTTGTCCGCGGCATCAGGGTGGGCGCGGACGACGATGATTCCGGACAGGTCATTGGCGAGGCACTCGTCGAGGAAGGCCTGTTCACGATCGGGATCGTCGCCGATGACCGTGACCACCGGGCGCAGGTCGACGGTCGCGAGTTCGGCTTCGAGGGCGGAGAACACTCGAGCTTGGAAGGCGTCATCGGCATCGGAGAGGACGACGCCGATATACGGCGAGCGCCCGCCGGCGCGCAGTCGCCTGGCCGTGGGATTGAGGCGGAAGCCGAGTTCGGCCGCGGCGTCTTCGACCTTCTCGGCGGTGGCCTGGGCGACGTGCTTCTCCCCGTTGAGGACGCGGGAGGCGGTCTTGATGCTCACTCCGGCGCGGGCAGCGACCGTGGCCAGGGTCGGCCGATCGTTCTGCTTCGCCATGAGCACGCCTTAGAGTCTGGGGACCGGTTCGAGTCGCCGCGCAGCACCGCGCGGTCGAGCATAGGAATGATACTAACCGCTGGCGTGGCGAATGCAGGACACGTCGGTGGTGTACAGGTCGGACGGCAATCGCCGAGGTGGGGCTCCGTGACGGTGCCCCACCTCGGCGATTCCTGGGTTCGGTTTCGGCGCTTCGCCGACCGCTCAGGCCGGCGATTTGCTCACCCGGTCAGCGGGCCACGGGGTTGTCCATGGAGCCGGCGTAGAGCAGGGATTCGGCCTGATTGCCGATGTCGACCATCTGCTTCGTGTTCTTCAGCTGCAGGCGGTTGAGGCACGAATGGGCGAAGGACTCGGCCCGCAGGTCGACGTCGCCGTTCACTCCGCCTGCGGCTTCCGGGTGCGCGGCTTCATACTCGTCGAGCACCTCGGCGACGACCGTCCAGAACTGCTCGGCCGGCAGCAGCCCATCGGCGTCGAGGATGCCCGAGAGGTGGCGCAGGACGCCGTCGAACATGTCGGTGAATACCGACAGCGCCTTCTCCTCCCCTGGCACGACGGCGCGGATGCGCTCGACGTCGGCGGGCAGTTCGCGGTGTCCGAGTACGGCGACCTCCTCGCCGATGTCCTTCATGAATGCCCCGGTCACGGTGTGCTCGTCGAGGACGAGGATGAGGTTCTCCCCGTGCGGCATGAACACGAGGTCGTGGGCGAGCAGCGCGTGGACGAGCGGGTACAGGTACGCCCGCAGATAGGACCGCACCCAGTCCGCAGTGCCCTGCCCCGAGGCGCGGATGAGCTCACTCGCGAAAGACACGCCCTCATGGTCGCGGTGGAGCAGCGCGGCCATCGTGATGAGCTTCTGACCTGGGTCGATCTTGTCGACAGGGTTCTCGCGCCAGAGGGAGGCGAGCATCTTCCGGTGCGGGTTCGTCTCCTTCGTCCGGTGGTAGACATCTCCCGTGTAGCCGAGCGCCGCGCGTTCCCGCAGCACCCGGAATCCGGCGCCGGCGAAGGTGTCATCGGAGCCGATGAGATTCGCGACCCAGTCGTTGATGGCCGGGGTGTCGCGCATGTACTTCGGTGAGAGCCCGCGCAGGAACCCCATGTTCTGCACGGCGAGCGCAACCTTGACGTACGGGGCGGCCTCACGCGAATGGTTGTAGAACGTGCGCAGGGACTGCTGCGCCTGATGCTCATCGAGTCCTGCTCCCAGCGGCAGCAGGTCCCCGCGGGCGATGTCGGCAGCGAAGGTGATCGCCAGTCGGTGATCGGCCTGCCACGGGTGGATCGGCATGAGGTGGAAGTCGGCGGGATCCTGCCCTGCCGCCCGAATTCGGGAATCGAACAGTTCCCGTTCCGCATCGCTGAGAGCCTCGCCGAGGTGGCCTGCCTCGTCGAGCCCCTCACCAAGGGAGAGGTGGCTGTGCTCGCGTTTCGCAGCGACCCATTCGAGACGGTTGAGTTGTCCGTTCTCGGGCGCCCATTGGCGGAAATCGGACAGCCCGAATCCGATGCGACCATTGTTCGCGAGGAACCCGGGATGCCCCTCGGTCATGGCCGCCTCGGTGGTCTGGAAGTCCGCGTCGACGAGGTCGCGAGAGTTCGGTCGGCGTCCGGCCCGAGCGTCCTCG includes the following:
- a CDS encoding sugar ABC transporter permease, encoding MTRNSFITDERISSEGIVGTFVRRVKEGQLGSFPVILALVVIVIVFQSADSNFISPANLVNLSTQVAFLAILALGINLILLLGEIDLSLAQLGGLAASLLGVLVVRQGVPPALALIIMLLLGLVVGAIQGWFFAVVGIPAFVVTLAGLLAFTGLTLTTLGTQKNLSMSDTFAFDFASFYFPAIWAYVFGAIAIIGFGAGIIYSKLRRHSEGLDAPSWTSVIVRIVLLAAIVFGFLILVNQDFGLAMPFFLMIVIAIVIDLVLRKTRYGRSIYAVGGKVEAARRAGIRVTWVRISVFMAAGVLAALFGFIKTGVTTNAGSTLVSTQDLLNAIAAAVIGGTSLFGGRGTAWAAVLGALVVGAINNGLYLIGFNSDAQQIITALVLLTAVVIDALSRRGQRYVGRG
- the thiM gene encoding hydroxyethylthiazole kinase — encoded protein: MVDFDLRSANARLRASNPLIQCITNTVVQQFSANVLLALGASPAMLDHEADAGQFAGIASGVLINFGTASNHQLLAADAAIDVANAAGKPWVLDPVSVGAVDFRTSRIRRAAADHPTAIRGNASEIAALAGVGLGGRGVDSTDEVDAVLPAAAQLSRTTGAIVAVSGPTDAVVAHIDGTDHVARIDGGHEFMPLVIGTGCSLGAVTVAYLAAARSGLADPDADASAVNAGEHTTDGGAASARFEAVVAAHAHFAVAGELAADGAKGPGSYSVNFLDALHAVTGDQLAQARMSLSTLDAGESVQA
- the thiE gene encoding thiamine phosphate synthase, with product MTAGPAHIADSVHGTGPDESVTDRFAGIDTRLYLVTDTAQCAAAGRTVAETVQAAVAGGVGIVQVRDKVIDDGDFYSLTRQVIAAVDTATRDTDRTVPVVLNDRVEVARRLIDEGEDIHIHVGQSDATVAEVRAALGPAPLIGLSAANSAEFAAARDSGVVDLVGIGPVFDTTTKADAPEGIGPDRLGELVTEAGIPAVAIGGISLDRASELRGRGLIGIGVVSAICTADDPTAAAEALLAAFADGDEAATGSDSSSHTDAPEGRQS
- a CDS encoding ATP-binding cassette domain-containing protein is translated as MTSETPDPAPATSRTPGGGSDTVLELRGINKRFGAVQALTDINLTVGRGEVVGLVGDNGAGKSTLIKVIAGVHAADEGELQINGVAQKFSSPKDAQRAGVATVFQDLSLCENLDVVANLFLGHEKTRGGVLDEVAMEAKSWELLRSLSAKIPSVRVPIAALSGGQRQTVAIARSLLGEPSLVMLDEPTAALGVAQTAEVLNLIERLKERDLGVLLVSHNMADVQAVCDRVHVLRLGKDAGDFPGDERTDVLVAAITGASDNVVTKRAARRGERR
- a CDS encoding TenA family protein, producing the protein MNVDFSAGPLTAKLWDRVRPIIEEIEALPFLAQLADGSLDARAFVNYISQDSLYLNGYAKAMSFLAAKTVDRDESRFWAGSAAEAITVEEGMHEELLADSRLANALTELNDEGSRFKASPTTLGYVSFLIATAASRSYGEGVAGVLPCFWVYAHMGKVLVEQAGQMSEDHPYRTWVQTYDSPGFDESTRHAVQILEQELAKAPNEEATRMRAAFEQACVYELHFWASAHAMQNWDASVFLPQDATV
- the nadC gene encoding carboxylating nicotinate-nucleotide diphosphorylase, translated to MLTTATIDSALRLALDEDAPWGDITGETFIPATASARAELRAREDGVLAGIEVFARAFTLIDPSVTVDLAAADGDAFSAGRLLATVSGPARAVLRAERIALNFCQRMSGIATQTRAYVDATAGRARVVDTRKTTPGLRAFEKHAVVAGGGHNHRFGLSDAVMAKDNHLAVLAGEGRSIADAIREARARLPHTTTIEVEVDRLDQIPAVLDGGADIIMLDNFTIDQLREGVDLIAGRAIVEASGNVTLDTIPQIASTGVDVISSGALTHSVRAIDLGLDLVVEH
- a CDS encoding cysteine desulfurase family protein, with the translated sequence MVGARLYLDTASAAPVRREALEAAWPYLVGAFGNPSSHHDYGRISAEALADARARVARVLGMRATDITFTSGGTEADNLAIIGIALGAQTAAPPRRHIVTSPIEHEAVLASVEFLHRIHGFGVTEVAPQSDGTIAPEALARAIRPDTVLVSVGYANNEIGTVADVRSLAGIAHEAGALFHTDAVQAAGWLPLAGLGVDALTLAGHKVGAPKGVGIAAIRARIPVEPLIHGGGQEAGRRSGTENVAMAVAFATALELAEAERAEAAAHVRAIRDDFIAEVVDNIPGGFLTGSAESRTPNHASFCFSRTSGEAVLLELERLGVTASSGSACAVGDDEPSHVLTALGIAAEVAQTSVRFTFPSSITAEQGRAAAHAVVSAAENLASSFA
- the thiD gene encoding bifunctional hydroxymethylpyrimidine kinase/phosphomethylpyrimidine kinase, yielding MSTRPPITLSIAGTDPSGGAGIHADLKTFTARKTLGTTVITALVAQNTHGVSRVYPIDDDFVTDQLDSVLTDMPVDATKSGMLSTRSLVELIVARAAEGELGFYTVDPVMVATSGHRLLEADAVDAVRTHLLPVADLITPNLPEAALLLSDDEPEAQTSEEMRDQALRLLERGPGAVLLKGGHGSDGDVLDILATRDGQIREFTHPRVATANTHGTGCTLSAAITAEVAVLGREDARPEIGSDLLGEAVGNALDYLARALKSAADWQVSLDPEGAHGPVDHQVDIVRGRPA